A genomic window from Zalophus californianus isolate mZalCal1 chromosome 13, mZalCal1.pri.v2, whole genome shotgun sequence includes:
- the NUDT2 gene encoding bis(5'-nucleosyl)-tetraphosphatase [asymmetrical], producing MALRACGLIIFRRCLIPTVDKPAIEFLLLQASDGIHHWTPPKGHVEPGENDLETALRETQEEAGIAAGQLTIIEGFRMELNYVARKKPKTVIYWLAEVKDYNVEIRLSQEHQAYRWLGLDEACQLAQFKEMQAALQEGHQFLCSSAS from the exons ATGGCCCTGAGAGCATGTGGCTTGATCATCTTCCGAAGATGCCTCATTCCCACGGTGGACAAACCTGCAATTGAGTTTCTACTGCTGCAGGCATCAGACGGCATTCATCACTGGACTCCTCCCAAAG GCCATGTGGAACCAGGAGAAAATGACTTGGAAACGGCCTTGCGGGAGACTCAGGAGGAAGCCGGCATAGCAGCTGGCCAGCTGACCATCATTGAGGGATTCAGAATGGAGCTCAATTATGTGGCCAGGAAGAAGCCTAAAACAGTCATCTACTGGCTGGCCGAGGTGAAGGACTACAACGTGGAGATCCGCCTCTCCCAAGAGCACCAGGCCTACCGCTGGCTGGGGCTGGACGAGGCCTGCCAGTTGGCTCAGTTCAAGGAGATGCAGGCCGCGCTCCAAGAAGGACACCAGTTTCTCTGCTCCTCAGCGTCCTGA